From one Henriciella marina DSM 19595 genomic stretch:
- a CDS encoding undecaprenyl-diphosphate phosphatase, translated as MSLLQLVIISIVQGISEWLPISSSAHVLLTANLFGISGEDELMVNAMAHLGTLFALFAYFWRDAGRVVKGSFELVGIGRENGRLSDGGKLALLILVATPPALVAGLAYELVPGLDFLRNAYVIAGATVVFGLLLWWADVKGARDRTEADMTLRDGILIGLAQALAFIPGVSRSGVTMTAARALGLSRTEAARFGMLCGAPVLLIAGTYACLKLATADSGEVTVPFSDGLIVAGLSFFTAFASIWALMALLNRMSFLPFVIYRVLLGIAIIALIPMMAAG; from the coding sequence ATGTCGCTTCTTCAGCTTGTCATCATTTCAATCGTCCAGGGCATTTCTGAGTGGCTGCCGATTTCTTCTTCGGCGCACGTCCTGCTGACCGCCAACCTGTTCGGCATTTCCGGTGAAGATGAGCTGATGGTCAACGCCATGGCGCATCTGGGAACGCTATTTGCGCTCTTTGCCTATTTCTGGCGCGACGCCGGCCGCGTTGTGAAAGGCAGCTTCGAACTGGTTGGCATCGGACGCGAGAATGGCAGGCTCAGCGATGGCGGCAAGCTGGCGCTCCTGATCCTCGTTGCGACGCCGCCTGCCCTTGTGGCCGGACTTGCCTATGAGCTCGTTCCCGGTCTCGACTTTCTTCGCAACGCCTATGTGATCGCCGGGGCCACCGTGGTGTTCGGCCTGTTGCTCTGGTGGGCCGATGTGAAAGGCGCCCGTGATCGCACGGAAGCTGACATGACGCTTCGCGACGGTATCCTGATCGGCCTGGCGCAGGCGCTCGCCTTCATTCCAGGCGTCAGCCGGTCAGGCGTGACCATGACGGCTGCGCGTGCGCTCGGCCTGTCGCGGACAGAGGCAGCCCGCTTCGGCATGCTGTGCGGCGCGCCGGTCCTGCTCATCGCCGGGACCTATGCGTGCCTCAAGCTTGCAACCGCAGATAGCGGCGAAGTGACCGTACCGTTCTCAGACGGCCTTATCGTTGCAGGCCTCAGCTTCTTCACGGCGTTTGCGTCGATCTGGGCATTGATGGCGCTGCTCAACCGGATGAGCTTCCTGCCCTTCGTGATCTACCGCGTCCTTCTGGGGATCGCGATCATTGCGCTTATCCCGATGATGGCTGCGGGCTGA
- the gltB gene encoding glutamate synthase large subunit: MTDTIAKYLVERQKLIEAHAYDPEHEKDACGVGLVASLDGKPKREIVEMGIKALKNVWHRGAVDADGKTGDGAGIRIEVPQDFFREQAERTGHNPTEDPICVGQIFLPRTDLGNQEAARAIVETEILHFGFYIYGWRQPPVDISVIGQKAADTRPEIEQVMFRDSRGRSSDELERALYLCRRRIERKAREAGIPSFYICSLSHKSLIYKGMFLAQDIDNFFLDLKDERFVSPIAIYHQRYSTNTFPRWELAQPFRMLAHNGEINTLRGNLNWMKSHEIKMVSGAFGDDVEDVKPVVPKGLSDSGALDAVFEILCKAGRTAPMTKALLIPEAWSKRASIIPDDHAALYAYCNSVMEPWDGPAAVCAYDGRWAVAGLDRNGLRPLRYALTSDGILAVGSETGMCPLSGHDVVRRGHVRAGGMIAANLEEGRFYEHDEIIDKLAAEHPYSDWLKNVKELESDIIKGDEPRLYDKETLLRRQMVAGFTLESSELILAPMAEDGKEAIGSMGDDTPVAVLSQECRPLSHFFRQSFSQVTNPPVDPLREDRVMSLKTRFKNLGNILTTDETQQNVFVLESPVLSTGMYHRLMEILGEGVEHIDCTFPVEGARRDGRSLKEALARIQTEAEEAVRAGREHIVLSDENQDPDNVAIPMILATGAVHSHLVSQGLRTFCSLTVRSAECLDTHYYAVLVGVGATCVNAYLAQEAIADRHERGLLGDGSLNTYVQNYKKAIEAGLLKIMSKMGISVISSYRGGYNFEALGLSRALVADYFPGMTSRISGIGLAGLEDNAVERHELAFDEDVISLPVGGFYRLRASGEPHALDGNLIHMLQAACDRGEYALYERYVDALSGRPPIQLRDLIDFKTRAQTSIPLEQVQSVNEIRKRFVTPGMSLGALSPEAHGTLNVAMNRIGAKSVSGEGGEIRERYRPLPNGDNMNSAVKQVASGRFGVTAEYLNECREVEIKIAQGAKPGEGGQLPGFKVTELIAKNRHATPGVTLISPPPHHDIYSIEDLAQLIYDLKQINPDCRVCVKLVAQSGVGTVAAGVAKAKADVILIAGGVGGTGASPQTSIKYAGLPWEMGLAEAHQVLSLNNLRDKVTLRTDGGLRTGRDIVIAAMLGAEEYGIGTASLVAMGCIMVRQCHSNTCPVGVCVQDEALRKKFTGTAEKVVNLMSFLAEDVRHILASLGLSSLDEAVGRTDLLAQVSRGASHLDDLDLNPLLVRVETAKPVVYRPTHRTEVVDTLDAQILRDGEPFFARGEKMQLEYDVQNVQRSIGARSSSAIVRKFGERALPEGRLRIRLTGSAGQSLGAFSVQGLLLDVYGDANDYVGKGLSGATIQLRPRRDAQLVASENTIIGNTCLYGATNGRLFAAGQAGVRFAVRNSGAEAVVEGCGANGCEYMTGGRVAILGAVGDNFGAGMTGGMAWVWDPKAIFSHVANPDSIDWYPLADMAEEHVERYRTLLEMHAERTGSKRAKDLLEDWGTTLDQTHFIVPKEVASRILGSKLPEQQAV, from the coding sequence ATGACCGACACAATCGCCAAATACCTCGTTGAACGCCAGAAACTGATTGAGGCTCACGCCTATGATCCCGAGCATGAGAAAGATGCCTGCGGCGTCGGTCTTGTTGCGTCGCTTGATGGCAAGCCAAAGCGCGAAATCGTCGAAATGGGTATCAAGGCCCTCAAGAATGTCTGGCACCGCGGCGCTGTCGACGCTGACGGCAAGACAGGTGACGGCGCAGGTATCCGCATCGAGGTCCCGCAGGACTTTTTCCGCGAGCAGGCAGAGCGCACCGGTCACAACCCGACCGAGGACCCGATCTGCGTCGGCCAGATTTTCCTGCCGCGCACCGATCTCGGAAATCAGGAAGCGGCCCGCGCCATTGTCGAGACCGAAATCCTGCATTTCGGCTTCTACATTTATGGCTGGCGCCAGCCCCCGGTCGACATCTCTGTCATCGGTCAGAAAGCTGCCGATACGCGCCCCGAAATCGAGCAGGTCATGTTCCGCGACAGCCGTGGTCGCTCCTCAGATGAGCTTGAGCGCGCGCTTTACCTTTGCCGCCGCCGGATTGAGCGCAAGGCGCGCGAAGCTGGCATCCCGAGCTTCTATATCTGTTCGCTGAGCCACAAGTCGCTGATCTACAAGGGCATGTTCCTTGCCCAGGACATCGACAATTTCTTCCTCGACCTGAAGGATGAGCGCTTCGTTTCGCCGATCGCCATCTATCACCAGCGCTATTCGACAAATACCTTTCCGCGCTGGGAGCTGGCACAGCCCTTCCGGATGCTCGCCCATAATGGCGAAATCAACACGCTGCGCGGCAACCTCAACTGGATGAAGAGCCATGAGATCAAGATGGTCTCGGGCGCATTCGGCGATGATGTCGAGGACGTAAAGCCTGTCGTGCCCAAGGGCCTGTCGGATTCCGGCGCGCTAGATGCCGTTTTCGAAATTCTCTGCAAAGCGGGCCGTACCGCGCCTATGACGAAGGCGCTCTTGATTCCCGAAGCCTGGTCCAAGCGCGCCTCGATCATCCCTGATGACCACGCCGCCCTTTATGCCTATTGCAACTCCGTCATGGAGCCATGGGACGGCCCCGCAGCCGTTTGTGCCTATGATGGACGCTGGGCTGTGGCAGGCCTCGACCGTAATGGCCTTCGACCGCTCCGCTATGCACTGACCTCAGATGGTATTCTGGCCGTTGGCTCGGAGACGGGCATGTGCCCGCTGTCCGGCCACGACGTCGTTCGCCGCGGCCATGTGCGTGCTGGCGGCATGATTGCGGCAAACCTCGAAGAGGGGCGCTTCTATGAGCATGATGAGATCATCGACAAGCTCGCCGCCGAGCATCCCTATTCGGACTGGCTGAAGAACGTCAAAGAGCTGGAAAGCGACATCATCAAAGGCGATGAGCCGCGTCTGTATGACAAGGAAACGCTTCTTAGGCGCCAGATGGTGGCTGGCTTTACGCTCGAAAGCTCCGAACTGATCCTCGCGCCTATGGCAGAAGACGGAAAGGAAGCGATCGGGTCCATGGGCGACGATACGCCTGTCGCCGTCCTCTCGCAGGAATGCCGCCCGCTCTCGCACTTCTTCCGTCAGAGCTTCAGCCAGGTGACGAACCCGCCGGTCGACCCGCTACGCGAAGACCGGGTGATGTCGCTGAAAACGCGCTTCAAGAACCTCGGTAACATCCTGACGACGGATGAGACCCAGCAGAACGTATTCGTGCTGGAAAGCCCTGTGCTTTCGACGGGCATGTATCACCGGCTGATGGAGATCCTTGGCGAAGGCGTCGAGCATATCGACTGCACCTTCCCGGTAGAGGGGGCCCGCCGCGATGGACGGTCCCTGAAGGAAGCGCTCGCCCGCATCCAGACCGAGGCTGAAGAAGCCGTCCGCGCAGGCCGCGAACACATCGTGCTCAGCGATGAAAACCAGGATCCGGATAATGTCGCGATCCCGATGATCCTCGCCACCGGCGCGGTGCACAGCCATCTCGTTTCGCAGGGGCTTCGGACGTTCTGCTCGCTGACTGTGCGCTCTGCCGAGTGTCTCGACACACATTACTATGCCGTTCTGGTCGGCGTCGGCGCGACCTGCGTCAACGCCTATCTCGCGCAGGAAGCCATTGCAGACCGCCATGAGCGCGGACTTCTGGGTGACGGGTCGCTCAATACCTACGTCCAGAATTACAAGAAGGCGATCGAGGCAGGGCTTCTCAAGATCATGTCCAAGATGGGCATTTCGGTTATCTCCTCCTATCGCGGCGGCTATAATTTCGAAGCGCTTGGCCTCTCGCGGGCACTGGTTGCGGATTATTTCCCGGGCATGACCAGCCGGATTTCCGGCATCGGTCTTGCTGGCCTGGAGGACAATGCTGTCGAGCGCCATGAACTGGCCTTTGACGAAGACGTCATCTCGCTGCCGGTCGGCGGTTTCTACCGCCTGCGCGCCTCCGGTGAACCACATGCCCTTGATGGCAATCTCATCCACATGCTGCAGGCAGCCTGCGACCGCGGAGAATATGCGCTCTATGAGCGCTATGTCGACGCGCTGAGCGGCCGCCCGCCCATCCAGCTGCGCGACCTCATCGACTTCAAGACGCGCGCGCAGACCTCGATCCCGCTGGAACAGGTCCAGTCGGTCAATGAAATCCGCAAGCGGTTCGTCACGCCCGGCATGTCGCTCGGCGCGCTATCGCCAGAGGCGCATGGTACGCTGAACGTCGCGATGAACCGGATCGGGGCGAAGTCTGTCTCGGGCGAGGGCGGCGAAATTCGCGAACGCTACCGCCCGCTTCCGAACGGCGACAATATGAACTCAGCCGTCAAGCAGGTGGCGTCAGGCCGCTTTGGCGTGACGGCGGAATACCTCAATGAGTGCCGCGAAGTAGAGATCAAGATCGCCCAGGGTGCCAAGCCCGGCGAGGGCGGTCAGCTGCCCGGCTTCAAGGTCACCGAACTGATCGCGAAAAACCGCCATGCGACGCCAGGCGTGACACTGATCTCGCCGCCGCCGCACCACGACATCTATTCAATCGAAGACCTCGCCCAGCTCATCTATGACCTGAAGCAGATCAATCCCGATTGCCGTGTCTGCGTGAAGCTGGTCGCCCAGTCGGGTGTTGGCACGGTGGCTGCTGGTGTTGCCAAGGCGAAGGCCGACGTCATTCTGATCGCCGGCGGTGTCGGCGGGACGGGCGCGAGCCCGCAGACCTCTATCAAATATGCAGGCCTTCCATGGGAAATGGGGCTTGCCGAAGCTCATCAGGTTCTGTCGCTCAACAATCTTCGCGACAAGGTCACCCTGCGCACTGATGGCGGCCTCAGAACCGGCCGCGACATCGTCATCGCCGCGATGCTGGGCGCCGAAGAATACGGCATCGGCACGGCGTCTCTGGTGGCGATGGGCTGTATCATGGTGCGCCAGTGCCATTCGAACACCTGCCCGGTCGGCGTCTGCGTACAGGATGAGGCGCTTCGCAAGAAGTTCACAGGCACGGCCGAGAAAGTCGTGAACCTCATGTCCTTCCTGGCTGAAGATGTCCGCCATATCCTGGCTAGCCTCGGCCTTTCCTCGCTCGATGAAGCGGTCGGCCGTACCGACCTCCTCGCGCAGGTCAGCCGCGGTGCCTCCCATCTCGATGACCTCGACCTCAACCCGCTTCTCGTGCGCGTTGAGACCGCCAAGCCAGTTGTATACCGGCCCACCCACCGGACCGAAGTGGTCGACACGCTCGACGCGCAGATCCTGCGCGATGGCGAGCCCTTCTTTGCCCGCGGTGAGAAGATGCAGCTGGAATACGACGTTCAGAACGTCCAGCGCTCCATTGGGGCGCGCAGTTCGTCTGCGATCGTCCGAAAGTTCGGGGAGCGCGCGCTGCCAGAAGGCCGCCTGCGTATCCGCCTGACGGGCAGCGCTGGCCAGTCGCTCGGCGCGTTCTCGGTGCAGGGCCTTCTGCTCGACGTCTATGGCGATGCCAATGACTATGTCGGCAAGGGGCTTTCCGGCGCCACGATCCAGCTTCGTCCACGCCGTGATGCCCAGCTTGTCGCCTCCGAGAATACCATCATTGGCAATACCTGCCTCTATGGTGCGACCAATGGCCGGCTCTTTGCGGCAGGTCAGGCCGGCGTGCGCTTCGCGGTGCGTAACTCAGGCGCTGAAGCGGTCGTCGAAGGCTGCGGCGCCAACGGTTGCGAGTACATGACCGGCGGGCGTGTCGCGATCCTCGGCGCGGTTGGCGATAATTTCGGGGCAGGGATGACCGGCGGCATGGCCTGGGTCTGGGATCCGAAGGCCATTTTCAGCCACGTTGCAAACCCCGATTCCATCGACTGGTATCCGCTGGCGGATATGGCCGAAGAACATGTCGAGCGCTATCGCACGCTTCTGGAAATGCACGCAGAGCGCACAGGCTCAAAGCGGGCAAAAGACCTTCTGGAGGACTGGGGCACAACGCTGGACCAGACGCATTTTATCGTTCCCAAAGAGGTCGCCAGCCGCATCCTCGGCAGCAAGCTGCCAGAGCAGCAGGCCGTCTAG
- a CDS encoding EscU/YscU/HrcU family type III secretion system export apparatus switch protein, whose translation MAEDQNSGGGEKEFEATEQKKRQARKEGNVAQSKEATTFSLMVGMAIAAALFGSVLAGGIFNEFQAMFYHADSYAHDIFYGSGSESRRWITSVLMQCLPLFLILVVLVLATLLVQGSVAFSFKSIKPDMKKLNPAENLKKKYGPKGLIDFGKDTAKMLFAGFLASMFLYYFVDNYYASSAVQLSQFFRFTFAQVTGVIILFAVFQFALGGVDFFIQRQLHANKLKMTRQEVKDEMKRSEGDPHLKQQRREKGQKIARGQMLQDVKGATVVMVNPEHYAVALKWEPDSDRAPVVVAKGVDHMAARIREVAIAHDVPIYSDPPATRSIYGLVEIDEEIRGEHFAAVAAAISFVDRLREHL comes from the coding sequence GTGGCTGAGGACCAGAACAGCGGTGGCGGTGAGAAGGAATTCGAGGCCACAGAGCAGAAGAAACGCCAGGCCCGCAAGGAAGGCAATGTCGCCCAGTCAAAGGAGGCGACGACCTTCTCTCTGATGGTCGGCATGGCCATCGCGGCGGCCCTGTTCGGTTCGGTGCTCGCTGGCGGCATCTTCAATGAATTCCAGGCGATGTTCTATCACGCTGACAGCTATGCCCATGACATCTTCTATGGCAGCGGCTCGGAGTCGAGGCGTTGGATCACCAGCGTGCTGATGCAGTGCCTGCCTCTATTCCTGATCCTTGTCGTGCTCGTGCTTGCCACTTTGCTGGTCCAGGGGTCGGTCGCGTTCTCGTTCAAGTCGATCAAGCCGGACATGAAGAAGCTGAACCCGGCGGAGAACCTGAAAAAGAAGTACGGGCCGAAGGGCCTCATCGACTTTGGCAAGGACACCGCGAAGATGCTGTTCGCCGGCTTCCTCGCCTCCATGTTTCTCTATTATTTCGTCGACAATTATTATGCGAGCAGCGCGGTCCAGCTCTCGCAATTCTTCCGCTTTACGTTCGCGCAGGTCACCGGGGTCATCATCCTGTTCGCCGTCTTCCAGTTCGCGCTCGGCGGCGTCGACTTCTTCATCCAGCGCCAGCTCCACGCCAACAAGCTGAAGATGACCCGGCAGGAAGTTAAGGATGAGATGAAACGGTCAGAAGGCGACCCGCACTTAAAGCAGCAACGCCGCGAAAAAGGTCAGAAGATCGCCAGGGGCCAGATGCTGCAGGATGTGAAGGGGGCGACCGTCGTCATGGTCAACCCGGAACACTATGCTGTCGCCCTCAAATGGGAGCCGGACAGCGACCGCGCCCCGGTGGTCGTTGCCAAGGGGGTCGACCATATGGCCGCGCGCATCCGGGAAGTCGCCATTGCGCATGATGTCCCGATCTACAGCGACCCACCCGCCACGCGCTCGATCTACGGGCTGGTTGAGATCGACGAGGAAATTCGCGGTGAACACTTCGCCGCCGTGGCCGCAGCGATCAGCTTCGTCGATCGCCTGCGCGAGCATCTCTAG
- a CDS encoding NAD(P)-dependent oxidoreductase — protein sequence MASRMLKFTEIDRTMPEKRAAETRRSDFQEIYGDYAREVAEDQAARCSQCGVPFCQQGCPLANNIPDWLKLAAEDRMEEAYQVSQATNNMPEICGRICPQDRLCEGICTVEQSGHGTVTIGAMERYITDNAWEQGWVTPIKPPREREQSAGIIGAGPGGLAAAEQLRRKGYQVTVYDRYDRGGGLLMYGIPGFKLEKDIVGRRIKRLEDSGITFKFNAGIGETHSLADLRDEHDTLLIATGVYKARDLMVPGAGCEGVHKALDFLTTSNRKGLGDDVPEFENGTLDAKGRKVVVVGGGDTAMDCVRTAIRQGATSVSCLYRRDRANMPGSQREVTNAEEEGVVFEWLASPEALVDDEAGKLKAVRASRMKLGAPDPSGRQSPEKTGESFEIEADMVIKALGFDPEDLPQLFNEPALTVNRWGAIKVDFATLETSLPGVYAAGDIVRGASLVVWAIKDGRDAAESMHKRMKQMASTRSAAPVAAE from the coding sequence ATGGCGAGCCGTATGCTGAAATTCACTGAGATCGACCGGACCATGCCGGAAAAACGTGCAGCCGAAACCCGCCGCAGCGATTTCCAGGAAATCTATGGTGACTATGCCCGCGAGGTCGCTGAAGATCAGGCCGCGCGCTGTTCGCAGTGTGGCGTGCCGTTCTGCCAGCAGGGCTGCCCCCTCGCCAATAACATCCCTGACTGGCTGAAACTCGCGGCAGAAGACCGGATGGAAGAAGCCTATCAGGTGTCGCAGGCAACCAATAACATGCCGGAAATCTGCGGGCGGATTTGCCCCCAGGATCGTCTCTGCGAAGGCATCTGCACGGTCGAACAGTCCGGCCACGGCACGGTCACGATCGGCGCCATGGAGCGCTATATTACAGACAATGCCTGGGAGCAGGGCTGGGTCACCCCGATCAAGCCGCCGCGCGAGCGCGAACAGTCGGCAGGCATCATCGGCGCTGGCCCCGGAGGCCTTGCGGCAGCCGAGCAGCTCCGCCGCAAGGGCTATCAGGTCACCGTCTATGATCGTTACGATCGGGGCGGCGGCCTTCTGATGTACGGAATTCCGGGCTTCAAGCTTGAGAAGGATATCGTCGGACGTCGCATCAAGCGCCTCGAAGACAGCGGGATTACGTTCAAATTCAATGCTGGCATCGGTGAAACGCATAGCCTCGCCGACCTCCGCGATGAGCATGACACGCTCCTGATCGCGACAGGCGTCTACAAGGCGCGCGATCTCATGGTGCCGGGCGCAGGTTGCGAGGGTGTCCATAAAGCCCTCGATTTCCTGACCACGTCGAACCGCAAGGGCCTCGGCGATGACGTGCCAGAGTTTGAGAACGGCACGCTCGACGCAAAGGGCCGCAAGGTCGTCGTCGTCGGCGGCGGCGACACAGCCATGGACTGCGTGCGCACGGCCATACGTCAGGGGGCAACCTCGGTCTCCTGTCTCTATCGCCGCGACCGCGCGAATATGCCGGGCTCGCAGCGCGAAGTGACAAACGCAGAAGAAGAGGGCGTCGTCTTCGAATGGCTCGCCTCTCCCGAAGCGCTTGTTGATGACGAGGCGGGCAAGCTGAAGGCCGTCCGCGCATCGCGCATGAAGCTTGGTGCGCCTGACCCGTCTGGCCGCCAGTCGCCGGAAAAAACCGGCGAGAGCTTCGAAATCGAGGCCGACATGGTCATCAAGGCGCTTGGCTTTGATCCGGAAGACCTGCCTCAGCTCTTTAATGAGCCGGCCCTTACCGTGAACCGCTGGGGTGCGATCAAGGTCGATTTCGCCACGCTCGAAACCAGCCTGCCGGGCGTCTATGCGGCTGGCGATATCGTCCGCGGCGCCTCGCTCGTCGTCTGGGCGATCAAGGATGGCCGCGACGCTGCCGAGAGCATGCACAAGCGTATGAAACAGATGGCCTCCACTCGTTCCGCCGCCCCCGTCGCCGCTGAGTAA
- a CDS encoding complex I NDUFA9 subunit family protein, whose translation MSTGLVTLFGGSGFIGRYAARTLVEAGYRVRIAVRRPHLAGDVRLAGPPGWIDIAQANVRNRVSVERAIEGADAVVNLVGILYEKGKQSFEAAQLGGAQTVAECAAAAGIKRFVQISAIGANEDSESDYARTKALAEKAVRDAIPEAVILRPSIVFGPEDDFFNKFAGMAAHPISNVAPFLPAIGGGKTKLQPVYAGDVAEAIAAAVSRDDVLGKTFELGGPRTYTFREIYEYIAKTVDRKRYPLTLPYFVAKPMGLTFGAIWKLPVISTGIFGPPPITGDQVEMLKTDNTVAEGALTLKDLGVDDVESIEAIVPTYLWRYRAYGEFHQKGEA comes from the coding sequence ATGTCGACAGGTCTTGTTACTCTCTTTGGTGGATCAGGCTTTATCGGCCGGTATGCGGCGCGTACCCTGGTCGAAGCGGGATACCGCGTACGCATCGCCGTGCGCCGTCCGCACCTGGCTGGCGATGTCCGCCTCGCAGGCCCTCCGGGCTGGATCGACATTGCCCAGGCAAATGTTCGCAACCGCGTCTCGGTCGAGCGCGCCATAGAGGGCGCAGACGCTGTCGTGAACCTCGTCGGCATCCTCTACGAGAAGGGCAAGCAGAGCTTTGAAGCTGCCCAGCTTGGCGGTGCGCAGACGGTGGCCGAGTGCGCAGCCGCCGCTGGCATCAAGCGCTTCGTCCAGATCTCCGCGATCGGCGCGAATGAGGACTCTGAGTCCGATTATGCCCGCACCAAGGCGCTGGCCGAAAAGGCTGTGCGCGATGCCATTCCGGAGGCGGTCATCCTGCGCCCGTCCATCGTGTTCGGGCCGGAAGACGACTTTTTCAACAAATTTGCAGGCATGGCCGCGCACCCCATCTCCAATGTCGCGCCCTTCCTGCCGGCCATTGGCGGCGGAAAGACAAAGCTGCAGCCGGTATATGCAGGAGATGTCGCCGAAGCGATCGCCGCCGCGGTCAGCCGCGATGACGTGCTCGGCAAGACATTCGAGCTCGGCGGGCCCCGCACCTACACCTTCCGCGAAATCTACGAGTACATTGCCAAAACGGTTGACCGGAAGCGTTATCCGCTGACCCTGCCTTACTTCGTGGCAAAGCCGATGGGCCTGACTTTTGGGGCGATCTGGAAACTTCCGGTCATTTCCACTGGCATCTTCGGCCCGCCGCCTATCACGGGCGATCAGGTCGAGATGCTGAAGACCGACAATACGGTCGCAGAGGGTGCGCTGACGCTGAAAGACCTTGGCGTCGACGATGTCGAGAGCATCGAGGCCATCGTGCCGACCTATCTCTGGCGGTATCGCGCCTATGGTGAGTTTCACCAGAAGGGCGAGGCGTAG
- a CDS encoding energy transducer TonB, with protein MAEQLIGATCEATFNVSKEGFVETGIEIDCTHPPFIETTRRAIETLRYEPKIVDGKPVRMTNVSYALYYAAISGDVDLSALGIEKPE; from the coding sequence ATGGCCGAGCAGCTTATTGGCGCCACGTGTGAGGCGACTTTCAACGTCTCGAAAGAAGGCTTCGTCGAAACGGGGATCGAGATCGACTGCACGCACCCGCCATTTATCGAAACAACGCGCAGGGCAATCGAGACGCTTCGCTACGAACCGAAGATCGTGGACGGCAAGCCTGTCCGGATGACGAATGTCAGCTATGCGCTCTATTACGCCGCCATATCAGGCGACGTGGATCTTTCAGCACTTGGAATAGAAAAGCCCGAGTAG
- a CDS encoding flagellar biosynthetic protein FliR translates to MPDSLLASGQAVYWIGAVLLIIARVGFIIYFMPGIGEQAVPMRVRAMIILIFATSLAVTGVVELPVLSGLGEFFHYLALEATIGLFFGLLLRLAVWMLAITGTIIAQVIGLSQMLGIALETEAQTITANMMSMAGAALLLSMDYHLSVFVRVVSLYVDIPAGEIGLIDPMFLVMNGFQAFSLAIMLAWPFVAVNLLYNICLGFINKALPSLMVAFVGAPFMIGAGIMLLAFSIMTMLVVWGDRVPSIIGWL, encoded by the coding sequence ATGCCGGACTCGCTGCTCGCATCTGGACAGGCGGTCTACTGGATCGGCGCTGTCCTTCTGATCATAGCGCGTGTGGGCTTCATTATCTATTTCATGCCCGGCATTGGCGAGCAGGCCGTGCCGATGCGCGTGCGCGCCATGATCATCCTCATCTTCGCAACCTCGCTGGCGGTCACCGGCGTGGTCGAGCTTCCGGTCCTATCGGGGCTCGGCGAGTTCTTCCACTATCTGGCGCTGGAAGCGACGATCGGGCTTTTCTTCGGCCTGCTGCTTCGGCTGGCCGTCTGGATGCTGGCCATTACCGGTACCATCATCGCGCAAGTGATCGGCCTCTCGCAAATGCTGGGCATCGCGCTGGAAACCGAGGCCCAGACGATTACTGCGAACATGATGTCGATGGCCGGCGCCGCGCTGCTGCTCAGCATGGACTACCATCTCAGCGTCTTCGTCCGCGTGGTATCGCTTTATGTCGATATACCGGCCGGCGAGATTGGCCTGATCGACCCGATGTTCCTTGTAATGAACGGCTTCCAGGCCTTCTCGCTCGCGATCATGCTGGCCTGGCCATTCGTCGCCGTAAACCTCCTCTACAACATCTGCCTTGGCTTCATAAACAAGGCGCTTCCATCTCTGATGGTGGCCTTTGTCGGTGCGCCTTTTATGATCGGCGCAGGCATCATGCTGCTGGCCTTTTCAATCATGACGATGCTGGTGGTCTGGGGCGACCGGGTGCCATCCATCATCGGCTGGCTCTAG